The Sphaerochaeta sp. sequence CAAAAAAAGGCCTCCCGGTGATGCGAAGCATACCGAAAGGTCTTGTGCTCCCCCTTTGCAGAGGGCAGTGGAACCAGGCAGTCATGCCGGTTGTTGGCTCCACACGGTGAAGGACTACTCCCCTTTCTTTGACCGGAGAGGGATTTGGACCCCCGACCCGTTGCGTGTAAGGCAACTGCTCTCCCGCTGAGCTATCCGGCCAACTCCTAAGAGATATAAAGGTTTTTGTCGTTTTAGGCAAGGGAGCGGGGAAAAAGAGCAGGAGTTTCCCGGTTCGTCCCCGCATCCATTGGAAACGGTTCCGTTCTGCTCCCCGCTTTTCCAAAATCCTGCCATTGATTTCATCGTTTTCCGCGTCGCAATAAAAAACTTTCTGATATATTGCGGACATACTTCTTGTTTCTGTTGACGACTTTCCGAATATCCCGTACAACGGATGCATAGGTGTTGGGAATATGGACACAATGAAACTGGACCGAAGGGCGCGCTACACCCGGATGATCCTCAAGCAAAGCCTGTTGGAACTGATGCGGGATCGCCCGATCACCAGAATCTCCGTCAAGGAACTCTGTGAGAAAGCGGACGTGAACCGCACGACCTTCTACGCCCATTACAAAGACATCGCAGAGTTGCTTGACCAGATCGAGGATGAGCTGTTCCAGTCGGTGCGCTCTTCCCTTGAGCATGGACTGGGAGAGGAGTCAGTCTCCGCCATGGTGATGGACATCCTGACCAATCTGAAGGAGAACGGCGAGCTGTGCAAGGTGCTGTTTTCTCCCTACGGAGACAAGGACTGCCTGGAGAAAATCCTCCGTTTCGCCCATCAGAAAACCATCGCCACGTGGCAACGCCTCTGTCCGGGCCTGACGGACGAAGATATGGAAAGGCTGTACCTGTTCTTCTCCAACGGCTCCGTCGCCCTGATCCGAGAATGGGTGATGAACGACATGCAGGAAAGCCCGGCGACCATTGCGCTGTTCATCGACCGGCTCTCCTCCATGGGGCTTTCCGTCCTTGAGCGACGGGAGTAGCCTTACTTTCCCTGGAGCGTCGAGGAGGAATCCTTCAGAAGCACGTCATGGGCGCCGCCTTCCACGATACTGGTCTCGCTGACCAACGTCAGGCGTGCGTTCTTCTGCAGGTCCTTGATGGTCATGCAACCACAGTTGCACATCGTTGATTTCACTTTGGAGAGCGTCACCTGGACGTTGTCCTTCAAGGCCCCGGCGTACGGGACATAGGAATCGACGCCTTCGACGAAACTCAGCTTTCCACCCTTTCCGCCCAAATCGTACCGCTGCCAGTTGCGGGCCCGTGCCGAACCTTCGCCCCAGTATTCCTTCATGTAACTGCCGCCGACCATCAGCTTTTCCGTCGGGCTTTCGTCAAAGCGGGCGAAGTACCGGCCCAGCATGACAAAGTCGGCGCCCATCGCCAAGGCAAGGGTGATGTGGTAATCCAGCACGATGCCGCCATCCGAGCAGATCGGAACATAGATGCCTGTCTTTTTGCAGTATTCGTCCCGCGCCCTGGCCACTTCGATCACCGCCGTGGCCTGCCCTCTCCCGATGCCTTTCGTCTCACGGGTGATGCAGATGGAGCCGCCCCCGATGCCAACCTTGACGAAATCAGCCCCTGCGTCGGCAAGAAAACGGAACCCTTCGGCGTCAACGACGTTGCCCGCCCCTACTTTCACCGAATCCCCGTAATGAGCGCGGATCCACTGCAACGTGTCCGCCTGCCACTGGGAATAACCCTCGGAGGAATCGATGCACAGGCAGTCCGCCCCCGCTTCGACCAGAGCCGGGACACGCTCTGCGTAATCCCTGCTGTTGATGGCCGCTCCTACCAGGTACCGTTTGTGCTGGTCCAGCAACTCCTCAGGGTTCTCCTTGTGGCTGTCATAGTCCTTGCGGAACACGAAGTATTTCAGATGGTTCTGTTCGTCGACGATCGGCAGGCTGTTCAGCTTGTGATCCCACAGGATGTCGTTCGCCTCACTGAGCGTGATGGGATCCTTGGCGTAGACCAGCTTTTCGAACGGCGTCATGAACGTGGACACTTTGGTCTCCTCGCTCATCCGGCTGGGACGCCAGTCCCTGCTGGTAACCACCCCGAGAAGCCGTCCGTTGGGGCTTCCATCCTCCGTTACGGCGATGGTGGAGTGCCCGTACCGTTCCTTCAGCGCGATGATGTCCTTCAGGCTCTGGTCCGGCCGAATGTTGGAATCCGACGGCACAAACCCCGCCTTGAATCCCTTCACCCTGGCCACCATGGCCGCTTCGTCGGCGACACTCTGCGAACAGTAAATGAAGGAGAGACCTCCTTCCCGAGCCAAAGCCTCGGCCATCCGCTCTCCGCTGACGCTCTGCATGCATGCCGAGACCATCGGAATGGACAGCGTGATGGGAGATGTGCCGCCCGCCGGATACTTGACCAGCGGGGTTTTCAGCGAAACGTTGGCAGGCACGCAATCGCGCCCGGTATACCCGGGGATCAACAGATACTCGCCGAACGTATGGGAAGGTTCATCAAAAAAGAAGGCCATAAACGACTCCTTAGGGGAATGGTATATGGCACGTTATTTTTACATCTTTGCAGGGAAGTTACAAGCGGGAGGAAAGGTGCAGCATCAGATTTTCCTTCGGCTTCAGATCCACTTCGATCCACTCACCGTGGAACGACACCTTGTCCGTCTCACGCGCCGTCTGCATGCCCAGCACGTAATTGTCCATGCGAATCCGGCACCGCTCCTGCGAACGGTTCAAAACGGCGACGAGCGCAACCTTCCCGTCGTATCGGGCGAAAGCCACCTGCTCGGGACCGACGGCGATGAACCGCCAGGCGCCGAACGCAAGCAGATCACGGTACTCGGCCCGGTCGCGGGCGAGTTCCCGGTACAACGCGACGTACCGCTCATCCCACTTTGAGGCATCCCACTGCATGGGATAGCGGC is a genomic window containing:
- a CDS encoding TetR/AcrR family transcriptional regulator is translated as MDTMKLDRRARYTRMILKQSLLELMRDRPITRISVKELCEKADVNRTTFYAHYKDIAELLDQIEDELFQSVRSSLEHGLGEESVSAMVMDILTNLKENGELCKVLFSPYGDKDCLEKILRFAHQKTIATWQRLCPGLTDEDMERLYLFFSNGSVALIREWVMNDMQESPATIALFIDRLSSMGLSVLERRE
- a CDS encoding IMP dehydrogenase, producing the protein MAFFFDEPSHTFGEYLLIPGYTGRDCVPANVSLKTPLVKYPAGGTSPITLSIPMVSACMQSVSGERMAEALAREGGLSFIYCSQSVADEAAMVARVKGFKAGFVPSDSNIRPDQSLKDIIALKERYGHSTIAVTEDGSPNGRLLGVVTSRDWRPSRMSEETKVSTFMTPFEKLVYAKDPITLSEANDILWDHKLNSLPIVDEQNHLKYFVFRKDYDSHKENPEELLDQHKRYLVGAAINSRDYAERVPALVEAGADCLCIDSSEGYSQWQADTLQWIRAHYGDSVKVGAGNVVDAEGFRFLADAGADFVKVGIGGGSICITRETKGIGRGQATAVIEVARARDEYCKKTGIYVPICSDGGIVLDYHITLALAMGADFVMLGRYFARFDESPTEKLMVGGSYMKEYWGEGSARARNWQRYDLGGKGGKLSFVEGVDSYVPYAGALKDNVQVTLSKVKSTMCNCGCMTIKDLQKNARLTLVSETSIVEGGAHDVLLKDSSSTLQGK